A single genomic interval of Electrophorus electricus isolate fEleEle1 chromosome 4, fEleEle1.pri, whole genome shotgun sequence harbors:
- the bcar1 gene encoding breast cancer anti-estrogen resistance protein 1 isoform X5 has product MTVLERDTQGLDGWWLCSLHGRQGIVPGNRLKILVGMYDKQQQPSTPSPAQSHLSLPANAYTKPSPAAQYTAMHPAAPCTSLPGLYQVPAGSQGSQPKAPALTQKQGPGKYHAGGQDIYQVPPSMGGPGQEVYQVPHTAGGQDVYQVPPSMNQKPDIYQIPPSLDKRSWDSSKTLGKVVVPTRVGQMYVYDTPKMDQDEYDVPRHLPPSQEIYDVPPTRAQYNQQVYDTPPMAMKGPISRDAQEVYDTPPSIDKNQLLSQQMVYDFPPSVSKDVPDGPIREETYDIPPHFAKLKSLDCQIAASSEPPIPEDVYDVPPPPLTGKLQQEIYDIPTSLRKGGLPEQHATDVYDIPRERGPPGEESGDYIYDVPPQVVRDAAGSEELTVSFKRLSASSTGSTRSNLSTSSLDMVPVRESAGPARLLPLDLDQAMERLSRLQQGVESSASLLMSFISGNWRSATQMESNLPAIRQASERLRASVRDLLEFARGAVANAAQATDRTLQAKLSKQVQKMEEAFQSLVKHSQALDALGWAPAALMVPPAGGGGDDLDRLVMCARGVPDDTKQLASFLHGNASLLFKRTNKQQQLPLPPVPHISDPMGQLTNNNNGSAYQTATPERANIQSRPLPSPPKFTAEEETPDRPYEVTGEGWMEDYDYVHLQGKEEFEKNQRQLLEKGNITRQNKTQLEQQQLKQFERLEQEVTRPINNDISGWTPPTHYPPPSRSKLCVGDRQLLLFYSEQCEANITTLTNAIDAFFSSINNNQPPKIFVAHSKFVILSAHKLVFIGDTLSRQAKCPEVRSRVAQHSNVLCDKLKDIVVSTKTAALQYPSPGAARDMTERVRELAGCTQQFRMALNQMLTM; this is encoded by the exons CGGCTGGTGGCTCTGCTCGCTGCATGGCCGGCAAGGCATTGTCCCGGGCAACCGGCTCAAGATCCTGGTGGGCATGTATGACAAGCAGCAGCAGCCTTCCACACCCAGCCCTGCCCAGAGCCACCTAAGCCTGCCAGCCAACGCCTACACCAAGCCCTCGCCGGCTGCTCAGTACACCGCCATGCACCCGGCCGCGCCTTGCACCAGCCTGCCCGGCCTGTACCAGGTGCCCGCCGGCTCCCAGGGGTCCCAGCCCAAGGCCCCCGctctcacacagaaacaagGCCCAGGCAAGTATCATGCAGGTGGGCAGGACATCTATCAGGTGCCCCCCTCCATGGGGGGTCCCGGCCAGGAGGTCTACCAGGTGCCGCACACAGCAGGAGGGCAGGACGTGTACCAGGTGCCCCCCTCTATGAACCAGAAGCCAGACATCTACCAGATCCCTCCGTCCTTGGACAAGAGGAGCTGGGACTCCTCCAAGACCTTGGGGAAG GTGGTGGTGCCCACTCGGGTTGGCCAGATGTACGTGTATGACACACCCAAGATGGATCAGGATGAGTATGACGTTCCCCGCCATCTGCCTCCCTCCCAGGAGATCTACGATGTCCCGCCCACCCGCGCCCAATACAATCAGCAG GTGTATGATACTCCTCCCATGGCAATGAAAGGCCCAATCAGCAGAGATGCACAGGAAGTCTATGACACACCCCCAAGCATCGACAAAAACCAGCTGCTTTCCCAGCAAATG GTGTATGATTTCCCTCCATCGGTGAGCAAGGACGTTCCTGATGGTCCCATTAGGGAGGAGACGTACGATATCCCCCCTCACTTTGCCAAACTGAAGAGTCTCGACTGTCAAATCGCTGCCAGTTCAGAACCACCAATCCCCGAAGACGTGTATGACGTGCCGCCTCCCCCTCTCACTGGGAAGCTCCAGCAGGAGATCTACGACATTCCCACCAGTCTGCGCAAGGGTGGCCTGCCCGAGCAGCATGCTACCGATGTCTACGATATCCCCCGTGAGCGCGGGCCGCCGGGCGAGGAGTCGGGCGACTACATCTACGACGTGCCCCCGCAAGTGGTGCGCGACGCGGCGGGCTCCGAGGAGCTAACGGTCAGCTTCAAGCGCCTGTCGGCCTCCAGCACGGGGAGCACGCGCAGCAACCTGTCCACGTCCTCGCTGGATATGGTACCGGTGCGCGAGAGCGCCGGGCCGGCCCGGCTGCTTCCGCTGGACCTGGACCAGGCCATGGAGCGCCTGTCCCGCCTGCAGCAGGGCGTGGAGAGCTCCGCCTCCCTGCTCATGTCCTTCATCAGCGGCAACTGGCGCAGCGCCACGCAGATGGAGTCCAACCTGCCCGCCATCCGGCAGGCGTCCGAGCGCTTGCGTGCCTCCGTCAGGGACCTTCTGGAGTTTGCCCGTGGGGCTGTGGCCAATGCCGCCCAAGCCACGGACCGCACGTTGCAGGCCAAGCTCAGCAAGCAGGTGCAGAAGATGGAGGAGGCCTTCCAGAGCCTGGTAAAGCATAGCCAGGCGCTGGACGCCCTGGGGTGGGCCCCTGCCGCCCTCATGGTGCCCCCTGCGGGCGGAGGAGGGGACGACTTGGACCGGCTGGTCATGTGCGCCCGGGGCGTGCCCGACGACACCAAGCAGCTGGCGTCTTTTCTCCATGGCAACGCTTCGTTGCTCTTCAAAAGGACAaacaagcagcagcagctgccgCTGCCTCCCGTGCCGCACATCAGTGACCCGATGGGTCAGTtgaccaacaacaacaacggcTCGGCCTATCAGACGGCTACACCTGAGAGGGCCAACATCCAGTCCCGCCCACTGCCCTCGCCGCCCAAGTTCACGGCCGAGGAGGAGACTCCCGACCGGCCGTACGAGGTCACAGGGGAGGGCTGGATGGAGGACTATGACTATGTGCACTTACAG GGTAAGGAGGAGTTCGAGAAGAACCAGAGACAGCTTCTTGAGAAGGGGAACATCACCAGACAAAATAAGACTCAGCTGGAGCAACAGCAG CTCAAACAGTTCGAGAGGTTGGAACAGGAAGTGACCCGCCCGATCAACAATGACATCTCTGGCTGGACTCCGCCCACACACTATCCGCCACCGTCGCGCAGCAAGCTATGCGTGGGCGACCGGCAGCTGTTACTCTTCTATTCGGAGCAGTGTGAGGCCAACATCACCACGCTAACCAATGCCATCGATGccttcttctcctccatcaACAACAACCAGCCTCCCAAGATCTTCGTCGCCCACAGCAAGTTCGTCATCCTCAGCGCCCACAAGCTGGTCTTCATCGGAGACACGCTCTCGCGGCAGGCCAAGTGTCCCGAGGTGCGCAGCCGAGTGGCCCAGCACAGCAACGTCCTCTGCGACAAGCTCAAAGACATTGTGGTGAGCACCAAGACTGCAGCCCTGCAATACCCCTCGCCGGGGGCAGCCCGGGACATGACCGAGCGGGTACGGGAGCTGGCAGGC